The sequence AAAGGCACACTAAAGTATAtccaagaaattaaaaataccacATTTCATGGAAGTTTCTTATTGGAATGACATGTAAAAATGCATTGCCTAAAATCCAAACAAtcgaataaattttaatttataactttagTCTCAACGAAAAAAGATTTGCAAATTTGACCATATacattgtattattatttaagcaaggcataatttataaatagacGTTAATATCCTTACGTTGATTTGACAAAAACCCAAATCAAAAACGGAAAGTGAATAAATAAACTAGTGCagtaaattcaaaaattattccCTTGCTGTTAAGACTTTTGTACCATAATTTGTGGTCgacaaagaaaaatatgaaGTAAATGGCGCTTAGCCCGTGGTAATCCTCGAGcaaattgattaaattgaGCAACTTTTCGCTTTTATTAAACCGCAGTCGACCATTATCGCGGCGGCGGCCCAACCCTAAACCTGTCGCAAACATATAGTGGCGATAAAGCCGTAAAATAGACCTGCTCGGACCGCATTCTGTGAATGTAGATGTGGATATGgttgtggatgtggatgtggatgtggatgtggacgAAACTCTCTCGCCCAGTGGACAGTTCAATGCCCCGTTTTCCCAGGCTGCCTACTGCAAGTTGGCCAGGTTTTCAACTCTCTTTGCCAGCTAAATGGCAAATGCTGCACGATCTTCTCCCCCAACAAGCGTctttgtttaagaaagggttgCCGCCGAAAGCAAACAACTGCCTGCCAGTTTTCCCTAATGCTTTCACTTGCCAACAACCTGAACTGAAGTTCCCCATCTCAATCCCCATCCCCGtccccatctccatctccatctcctcGGATCTTCGAATCTTCGAATCGGCGGCTGGTTATGTGATTTTCGTGCGGCTCTGGCGACGACAGCGAAGACTCCGACTTCGACTGCGACTTCAACTTCCACTTCGACGTCGAGTTGGTCTCCAACTCAAAACCCAAGAAACCCAGACCCAGTGAGTCAGTCAGTGCGGCCCGAAATTTATGATTACTTTCACTTGGCTGAGGCTGGGGCTAAAACTGAAGCTGAGCCTGAATCGGCGGCTTAAACCAAACTGAGCTGAACTGAACCCGCCTGACCTGCTGACAGACAAAGCAATAACCATAATGATGACAACAGGAATACCAATAGAAATAGCTAGAGCTGCAGTTGTGCACTGCGACAAACATTGGCTAGTTTACTTTGTTTCCAaggcttttaatttgttttaaatgaatattatttaaaaagttccTAAACAACAATCTTGTGtcatttgaaatgcaaatattaattgATAACACAGTTTATTTgttcattattaaaaaaccataCGAAATGtcatataatattattatttttattttattaaagcatatattcaaaattcaatttttaaatgcaacaaATCGTGTCTAAAATAATTGATAAAATGCGCTTAACTGAATTTTCTCATTCCGTTTATAGATTTTTACGCTTGCAAAAACCTTAAATATGTTTgcctaataaaaaattataatatatatattttttaaaaatattaatgtactttttattgtttataaaattcaaaatttaaattttcagctatttaaagttttatggCTTCTACccgttttaaaatatttatgtacttATTGCCTAGCGAGTTGATATTAATGATTGAATGttttaagtacatttttttattgattattgTTGATTACTATATTGTtgattatttatatacaacTTACCTCTTTCCATTTTTCAGGCAACAAGCCGGCTACAATTGTGGTGCGAGTGGGCAACAACCGACCGGACTTGGGAACGAATCCGATTTGCAACCGATTCACGGGTCTCCTGGAGGCCGGACAGCCACTCTTCCTGCCCTGCAATCCGCCGATGCCCGGCGCCTTTGTGAGTGTGCATCTGGAGAACAGTACGCCCAATCCGCTGTCCATTTGCGAGGCGTTCGTCTACACGGACCAGGCGCTGCCCATCGAGCGTTGTCCGACGTTCCGCGATCAGCCGCCGGGTGCCCTGGCCTCGTACAACGGCAAGTGCTACATCTTCTACAACCGCCAGCCGCTGAACTTCCTGGACGCCCTCTCCTTCTGCCGCTCTCGCGGCGGCACCCTGATCAGCGAAAGCAATCCGGCGCTGCAGGGCTTCATCAGCTGGGAGCTGTGGCGACGCCATCGCAGTGACGTCAGTTCGCAGTACTGGATGGGAGCGGTACGCGACGGCAGCGACCGGAGCAGCTGGAAGTGGGTGAACGGAGACGAGCTGACCGTCTCCTTCTGGAGTCATCCGGGCGGCGACGAGGACTGCGCCCGCTTCGACGGCTCCAAGGGCTGGCTGTGGAGCGACACCAACTGCAACACGCTGCTCAACTTCATCTGCCAGCATCAGCCGAAGACCTGCGGACGGCCGGAGCAGCCGCCCAACTCCACGATGGTGGCCCTCAATGGATTCGAGGTGGGCGCCCAGATCAAGTACAGCTGCGATGCCAACCACCTGCTGGTGGGTCCGGCCACGCGCACTTGTCTCGAGACGGGCTTCTACAACGAGTTCCCCCCGGTGTGCAAGTGTAAGTATCAAGCCAATCGAGGTTGTAAACGGTGCAGCTGTTCTAAGGTTTTCAAAACAAACTTGAAATGGtgccaaaaagtatgcaattttaaattatacctAATGCCCTATAACCAGATGCAGTACGAAACAAAACCATTAACacaaacaaatgtttatttttaacaaataaatacaaactaGGCAATGGTGTGCCTCGTTTGGGAGACAACCGCTGCTATCGTTTACAACCAGCTTTAGAGGGTGATTCCTAGGAGCATGTTAACTAATGGCTAATTCTTTCTGTAGATATCGAATGTGGTCTGCCGGCCAGCATTGCCCATGGCTCGTATGGCCTGTTGAACAACACGGTTGGCTACTTGAGCCTGGTGAAGTACTCCTGCGAGGAGGGTTACGAGATGATAGGACGAGCCCTGCTCACCTGCGACTTTGATGAGCGCTGGAATGGACCACCGCCCCGCTGCGAGAGTAAgtagctatatatatatatataaggcACTGATCTAGTAAATCCTAATCCCTGATTCCATTACTCAGTTGTGG is a genomic window of Drosophila gunungcola strain Sukarami unplaced genomic scaffold, Dgunungcola_SK_2 000233F, whole genome shotgun sequence containing:
- the LOC128266032 gene encoding sushi, von Willebrand factor type A, EGF and pentraxin domain-containing protein 1-like isoform X3 translates to MHRTQPQSLPLLLLALALALTLALAQAQNIDAGCSFPGSPAHSSVVFSNANLTQGTVASYSCERGFELLGPARRVCDKGQWVPEGIPFCVLNVAAGKAPMQISTDGAGAPQKAIDGSTSAFFTPETCSLTKSERSPWWYVNLLEPYMVQLVRLDFGKSCCGNKPATIVVRVGNNRPDLGTNPICNRFTGLLEAGQPLFLPCNPPMPGAFVSVHLENSTPNPLSICEAFVYTDQALPIERCPTFRDQPPGALASYNGKCYIFYNRQPLNFLDALSFCRSRGGTLISESNPALQGFISWELWRRHRSDVSSQYWMGAVRDGSDRSSWKWVNGDELTVSFWSHPGGDEDCARFDGSKGWLWSDTNCNTLLNFICQHQPKTCGRPEQPPNSTMVALNGFEVGAQIKYSCDANHLLVGPATRTCLETGFYNEFPPVCKYIECGLPASIAHGSYGLLNNTVGYLSLVKYSCEEGYEMIGRALLTCDFDERWNGPPPRCEIVECDTLPGNYYSTIIHAPNGTYYGSKAEISCPPGYRMEGPRVLSCLASGQWSSALPRCIKLEPSTQPTAAPTVPVPSSVATPPPPSPPFRPKVVVPSSTTSRTPYRPSVTSTASSGSSGSSTSTVGTYPSLSPTQVEINGECE